A portion of the Microbacterium hominis genome contains these proteins:
- the araA gene encoding L-arabinose isomerase produces MTRTPLATTLDHYEIWFVTGSQNLYGEETLRQVAAQSQAVADGLSGLPVKVVWKPVLKDSESIRRLALEVNALDHVIGVIAWMHTFSPAKMWISGLDALQKPLLHLHTQANVELPWADIDFDFMNLNQAAHGDREFGYIQTRLGVARKTVVGHVSNPAVTGQIEDWQRAAAGWAASRTLKLARFGDNMRYVAVTEGDKTEAELRFGVQVNTWGVNELVDAVEAATDAQIDALVAEYVELYDVAPELLPGGERASSLRDGAAIEIGLRSFLEEGGFGAFTTSFEDLGALKQLPGLAVQRLMAEGYGFGAEGDWKTAILVRVANVMGAGLPGGASLMEDYTYDLVPGAERILGAHMLEVSPSLTTAKPRLEVHALGIGGKEDPVRLVFTADPGPALVVAMSDMRDRFRLVANVVENVDAPDLPKLPVGRAVWKPAPDFATSAACWLAAGAAHHTVMTTAVGIEVFRDFAEIAKTELVVIDEDTTTRGFQRELRWNQAYYRLAGGI; encoded by the coding sequence ATGACCCGCACCCCGCTCGCCACGACGCTCGACCACTACGAGATCTGGTTCGTCACCGGCAGCCAGAATCTCTACGGCGAGGAGACGCTCCGCCAGGTCGCCGCGCAGTCCCAGGCCGTCGCCGACGGCCTCTCGGGCCTGCCGGTGAAGGTGGTCTGGAAGCCGGTGCTCAAGGACTCCGAGAGCATCCGCCGTCTCGCCCTCGAGGTGAACGCGCTCGACCACGTGATCGGCGTGATCGCGTGGATGCACACCTTCAGTCCCGCCAAGATGTGGATCTCCGGCCTCGACGCCCTGCAGAAGCCGCTGCTGCACCTGCACACGCAGGCCAACGTCGAGCTGCCTTGGGCCGACATCGACTTCGACTTCATGAACCTCAACCAGGCCGCGCACGGCGACCGCGAGTTCGGGTACATCCAGACCCGCCTCGGGGTGGCGCGCAAGACCGTCGTCGGCCATGTCTCGAACCCGGCCGTCACCGGGCAGATCGAGGACTGGCAGCGCGCTGCGGCGGGGTGGGCGGCATCCCGCACCCTCAAGCTCGCGCGCTTCGGCGACAACATGCGGTACGTCGCCGTCACCGAGGGCGACAAGACCGAGGCCGAGCTCCGTTTCGGCGTGCAGGTCAACACCTGGGGTGTGAACGAACTGGTGGATGCCGTCGAGGCGGCCACCGACGCGCAGATCGACGCCCTGGTCGCCGAGTACGTCGAGCTCTACGACGTGGCGCCCGAGCTGCTGCCGGGCGGCGAGCGGGCCTCGTCGCTGCGCGACGGCGCGGCGATCGAGATCGGCCTGCGCTCCTTCCTCGAGGAGGGTGGGTTCGGCGCCTTCACCACCTCGTTCGAGGACCTCGGCGCGCTGAAGCAGCTGCCGGGGCTCGCGGTGCAGCGCCTCATGGCCGAGGGCTACGGCTTCGGGGCCGAGGGCGACTGGAAGACCGCGATCCTCGTGCGCGTCGCCAACGTGATGGGCGCGGGTCTCCCCGGCGGCGCGAGCCTCATGGAGGACTACACCTACGACCTCGTGCCCGGTGCGGAGCGCATCCTCGGTGCCCACATGCTCGAGGTCTCGCCCTCGCTCACCACGGCCAAGCCGCGCCTCGAGGTGCACGCGCTCGGCATCGGCGGCAAGGAAGACCCGGTGCGACTGGTCTTCACCGCCGACCCCGGACCTGCGCTCGTGGTGGCGATGAGCGACATGCGCGACCGGTTCCGGCTCGTCGCCAACGTCGTCGAGAACGTCGACGCCCCCGATCTGCCGAAGCTCCCGGTCGGCCGCGCGGTGTGGAAGCCCGCGCCCGATTTCGCGACGAGCGCCGCCTGCTGGCTGGCCGCCGGCGCCGCGCACCACACGGTGATGACGACGGCGGTCGGCATCGAGGTCTTCCGCGATTTCGCCGAGATCGCGAAGACCGAGCTCGTCGTCATCGACGAGGACACCACGACCCGTGGGTTCCAGCGCGAGCTGCGGTGGAACCAGGCCTACTACCGCCTCGCGGGCGGCATCTGA
- a CDS encoding xylulokinase, translating into MSAEAIAAGRTALGIEFGSTRIKACLVDADDPAIVLAVGSHDWENSFEDRMWTYPLDAVWSGLQSAYADLVADAVSRHGVAPATTGAIGVSAMMHGYLAFDAAGELLVPFRTWRNTTTGPAAATLSELFGTNIPLRWSIAHLHQAVLDDEPHVSRIASFTTLAGYVHERLTGRRVLGVGDASGMFPIDSATGGYDERMLAQYDELVEGSALTAPLRDLLPEVLSAGAPAGTLTDAGAALLDPSGALRAGIPFCPPEGDAGTGMVATGAVAPRTGNVSAGTSIFAMVVLEHPLSEQHHELDLVTTPAGDPVAMVHCNNGASELAAWAGMFTRFADAAGAPMDADAVFDVLFREALAGDADAGGLLAYNHLAGEPIAGTAEGRPLFVRTPDSSFTLANAMRAQLYGVFGTLALGMRVLAGEGVGIDRMLAHGGMFRTAGVAQRFLAGALDAPVAVGETASEGGAWGIAVLAAYLAHAESTALADYLDERVFAGAAVDTAHPDPADVAGFAAYLDRYRAGLAVERAAIASL; encoded by the coding sequence ATGAGCGCTGAGGCGATCGCCGCGGGGCGCACGGCGCTCGGCATCGAGTTCGGCTCGACCCGCATCAAGGCGTGCCTGGTCGACGCCGACGATCCGGCGATCGTGCTCGCGGTGGGCAGCCACGACTGGGAGAACTCCTTCGAGGACCGCATGTGGACCTACCCGCTCGACGCGGTCTGGTCCGGCCTCCAGTCCGCGTATGCCGACCTCGTCGCCGACGCCGTGTCGCGCCACGGCGTCGCGCCGGCCACGACCGGGGCGATCGGCGTCTCCGCGATGATGCACGGCTACCTCGCCTTCGATGCGGCCGGCGAGCTGCTCGTGCCGTTCCGCACGTGGCGCAACACCACGACCGGCCCGGCGGCGGCCACCCTCTCCGAGCTGTTCGGCACGAACATCCCGCTCCGCTGGTCGATCGCCCATCTCCACCAGGCGGTGCTCGACGACGAGCCGCACGTGTCGCGGATCGCGTCGTTCACGACGCTCGCCGGCTACGTGCACGAGCGACTCACGGGGCGCCGCGTGCTGGGCGTGGGTGACGCCTCGGGGATGTTCCCGATCGACTCCGCGACCGGTGGCTACGACGAGCGGATGCTCGCGCAGTACGACGAGCTCGTCGAGGGCTCGGCCCTCACCGCGCCGCTGCGCGACCTGCTGCCCGAGGTGCTCTCCGCCGGCGCGCCGGCCGGCACCCTCACCGACGCCGGAGCGGCGCTGCTCGATCCGAGCGGGGCGCTGCGCGCCGGCATCCCGTTCTGTCCCCCCGAGGGTGACGCCGGAACCGGCATGGTCGCGACCGGCGCCGTCGCCCCGCGCACGGGGAACGTCAGCGCGGGCACGAGCATCTTCGCGATGGTCGTACTCGAGCATCCGCTGTCCGAGCAGCACCACGAGCTCGATCTCGTGACGACCCCGGCGGGCGACCCGGTCGCCATGGTGCACTGCAACAATGGCGCGAGCGAGCTGGCCGCGTGGGCCGGGATGTTCACGCGCTTCGCCGACGCCGCCGGCGCGCCGATGGACGCCGACGCGGTGTTCGACGTGCTGTTCCGCGAGGCGCTGGCGGGCGATGCCGACGCCGGCGGTCTGCTGGCCTACAACCACCTCGCGGGGGAGCCGATCGCCGGCACCGCCGAGGGGCGGCCCCTGTTCGTGCGCACGCCCGACAGCTCCTTCACGCTCGCGAACGCGATGCGCGCGCAGCTCTACGGCGTCTTCGGCACGCTCGCGCTCGGCATGCGGGTGCTGGCGGGCGAGGGCGTCGGGATCGACCGCATGCTCGCGCACGGCGGGATGTTCCGTACGGCCGGGGTCGCGCAGCGCTTCCTCGCGGGCGCCCTCGACGCACCCGTCGCGGTGGGGGAGACCGCCTCCGAGGGCGGCGCGTGGGGCATCGCGGTGCTCGCCGCCTACCTCGCGCACGCGGAGTCGACCGCTCTCGCGGACTATCTCGACGAACGCGTCTTCGCGGGCGCTGCGGTCGACACCGCGCACCCCGATCCGGCAGACGTCGCCGGCTTCGCCGCCTACCTCGACCGCTATCGCGCCGGCCTCGCCGTCGAGCGCGCCGCCATCGCATCCCTCTGA
- a CDS encoding L-ribulose-5-phosphate 4-epimerase: MTSFSPEIEASIADVRAEVARLHGELVRYGLVVWTGGNVSGRVPGADLFVIKPSGVSYDDLAAENMILCDLDGAVIPGTPGSDRSPSSDTAAHAYVYRNMPEVGGVVHTHSTYAVAWAARGEEIPCVITGMADEFGGPIPIGPFAIIGDDSIGRGIVETLRGHRSRAVLMQNHGPFAIGVSAKDAVKAAVMCEDAARTVHLAREAGPLIPIPQDRIDALFNRYQNVYGQTSDDRRDGEEAR; this comes from the coding sequence GTGACGAGCTTCAGCCCCGAGATCGAGGCATCCATCGCCGATGTGCGCGCCGAGGTCGCGCGCCTGCACGGGGAGCTCGTGCGATACGGCCTCGTGGTGTGGACCGGCGGCAACGTGTCGGGGCGCGTGCCGGGTGCGGATCTGTTCGTGATCAAGCCGAGCGGCGTGAGCTATGACGATCTGGCTGCCGAGAACATGATCCTGTGCGATCTCGACGGCGCCGTGATCCCCGGCACGCCCGGCAGCGATCGCAGCCCCTCGAGCGACACGGCCGCGCACGCGTACGTCTACCGGAACATGCCCGAGGTCGGCGGCGTCGTGCACACCCACTCGACCTACGCGGTGGCGTGGGCCGCGCGCGGCGAGGAGATCCCGTGCGTGATCACCGGCATGGCCGACGAGTTCGGCGGCCCGATCCCCATCGGGCCGTTCGCGATCATCGGCGACGACTCGATCGGCCGTGGCATCGTCGAGACGCTCCGCGGGCATCGCAGCCGGGCCGTGCTCATGCAGAACCACGGCCCCTTCGCCATCGGCGTGAGTGCGAAGGATGCCGTCAAGGCGGCGGTCATGTGCGAAGACGCCGCCCGCACGGTGCACCTCGCGCGCGAGGCCGGGCCGCTGATCCCGATCCCGCAGGACCGCATCGACGCGCTGTTCAATCGGTACCAGAACGTCTACGGGCAGACCTCGGATGACCGCCGCGACGGGGAGGAGGCGCGATGA